Proteins encoded together in one Saimiri boliviensis isolate mSaiBol1 chromosome Y, mSaiBol1.pri, whole genome shotgun sequence window:
- the LOC141583012 gene encoding heat shock transcription factor, Y-linked-like, with protein sequence MADVSSEIQDVSPKVKSTGSEASTRFLLGEHIFSEDSNLTSIIEENAFQVLSQGSLIKKSPGYSGYVSELDMGSDFISQIFPRKLWKIVESDQFKSMSWDGDGTCIVIHEELFKKEILERKDPYRIFKAESIKSLVRQLNLLGFSKIRQNFQISAFLADFLEEEKEVPIVSKLKVFYNPNFKCGCPQLLVKMK encoded by the exons atggcagATGTTTCTTCAGAAATTCAAGATGTTTCTCCTAAAGTTAAATCGACTGGTTCAGAAGCTTCCACTAGGTTTCTGTTGGGTGAACACATATTCTCTGAAGACTCCAACTTAACGTCGataattgaagaaaatgcttttcagGTTTTGTCACAAGGATCCTTgataaaaaaaagtccaggttacTCAGGTTATGTCTCTGAGCTAGATATGGGTAgtgattttatttctcagatctttcccagaaaactttggaaaatagttgaaAGTGACCAGTTCAAGTCCATGTCATGGGATGGGGATGGAACTTGCATAGTGATTCATGAAGAacttttcaagaaagaaattctggaaagaaaagatccttacagaatatttaaagCTGAGAGTATAAAAAGCTTAGTTCGACAGCTCAACCTTTTAG GATTCAGTAAAATTCGACAGaattttcaaatatctgcttTTCTAGCAGactttctggaagaagaaaaagaagtcccCATTGTAAGCaag ttAAAAGTCTTTTATAATCCAAATTTCAAATGTGGCTGTCCTcaacttttagtaaaaatgaaatga